In the genome of Stigmatopora nigra isolate UIUO_SnigA chromosome 7, RoL_Snig_1.1, whole genome shotgun sequence, the window AAAGGagaattttgtataaaaaattagGATCTTGGGTCTGGTTTTCATATATTGGAATGCTAATTTGCATATGAAAGggaaatttcgtaagtagaaacGTTCGTAGGTAGAagagtttgtaagtagaggtactagtGTAAattctttcatatttttttgctcaattacgttaattaaaagtattttttttcctttttaggaGGGAAGCAACCTGTAAAAAAGTGTTACAGTTgcttttcaatcattttcagtTCCAATTTTTACTATTTCTGGTCGTTTGCGTGTTTGTTGGTGCTGGAAAGTTTGTTCAAATTAGTGTctagaatttttttaatgtgtgagCAGGTCTAAAGGCTAAAATTAcgaaaaatttaatttttactgTGGTGGTGTTTGAAGCCAAATATCATAAAAATACTTctggacctaaaaaaaaaacatgaatatccAAATTGTAACCAGCAATAGGCAGACACAAGGCTGTCAGCTCATGTTATATAGATGTaaataacacagaaaaaataattagaCTCACTAATTTCTCATACAATATCATTTCTTTGGTGAAGACTAGCTGCATTAATAATTGCGTTGCATTAGACTAGAGACGAAATAATACTTTGACGAGTCTGCTTTGCTCCTGCGACGGATGCGTGCTGCTCAATCAGCCAATCAGGGAACAGAAGAGGCGGAGCTTAAGGCGTCTTCCTTGCTCGTGTGAGATTAACGCGAGGTGCTTAATTGTGTGTTGAccgaaatgcatttatttatgatattttttttatttctagatCATAGAGTGAATGATTACATTTctacgccattgacgtccaatttatttgaaccgGGAGGGTcggttaaaatagattggacgtcataGGTGGtcaatttaagacattttatgCTGAAAAAGGAGCAAATGTAAAGGTaagagtgagttttttttaaatttttggttGTGTGAGAAACTTTTTAGACAGTATGTTGCATActgtacattatatatatatatatatatatatatatatatatatatatatatatatatatatatatatatatatatatatatatttagatatataaatatatatataaaatacaaaagagCAATTTACTGACTTGAATGACTTGATGTATCTCGATGGCTTCTTTATGCAATGTgggaacaatgtttatttttctacttGAAATCCCTGAAGTTAGAATAGGTGTCTCAGTTGtaaagtggaagaaaaaaaaactaagcagaGGATTAAAAAAGTTGGATCTTGACGTGGTCCGATCCTTTTCCAGCAAGAGAGATCAGAATGTCTTTACACAATGGCacgtattcatttatttattgagcAATTGGGGAATTAACTTGTACAGAATTTATGCTTTGACACGATCCTTCTATGTTTTTGTGTCAGGATCGCGTCATTTACCAGATGCTgctttcgttaaaaaaaaaatggccattctTTACcattcattttgtcaattcctgcttttattttcatattccaaatctcaatgaatgaataaatgagaaGCCACGTGTCTTACGGTGGATGTAAAGGCTTTAAGGACCACGTCTTTCACTTTGTCTCCTTTTATACGAATCCGGATGCTCGAATTCGCTTCCTTTGTATGTCGTCGTCGTGTGTACGTATTTctctgtttgtgtgtatgtgttgtcACGTTGGAGGAATCACTGCCTGGTTCGTTCAAAagatagaaaacaaaacaaaaaaaactgggaaATACTTTGAAACAATGATATTGAGGCAATCGTCGACGTGGATCTTTTGGAGGCGCTGCAAAATTTGACTTGTGTGTAAAAGTTTGTATAGAAATTGGCACTCACGCATGCATGGTGGATCTCTCTTCCTTCTggctgctttttcttcttcctcctcctgttCTTGTCTTCATTTCTTTGCTTTTCATTCTACTCTTCCTCCTCCTGACTCCTTTTCTCATCTCCTCCTGTGGAGCAAATAAACAGAGAAACCAAAAGTGTGTACTTTTTATTGACTAGAAAATGTTTGCCTGGCAAATAACGATAAgactgagaaaacaaaacaccaaactggagagcaaaaaGCCGCTGTGTGCAGCAATTTTGGATCAAaatgtgtatgatgacaataaatgcttttgccttttttaatacTACTTTCAAACAGAAatcgccatttttttaaattggacgtctatataCGTCAATGGTAGTGAAATTTATCCTTCAAAGTTGAGCTTTccagtttaaaaatgtgtttgcagCGACagcaaaaaataggaaaaacaacGTAGTAAACAACAGCAAAAGTAGacagaaaacaaattattttgcagtatttctgCAGTAAATTCCCCTAGTGAAGGCTCACAATAGTAGCATTTGCATATAACGCCCACTTAAAACAACGTTTTTAGCCTTTTTagtactttatttttaaaacaaacattttaatgcTGCAAAATGTGTAAATTACCTTAATTCGCACTGTAGTTGTTTTGCACACCTGCGGAGGTCAGTTCACTCATCCTTGGCTGGGCGTATTGATTGACCTGATCACCGACCGCATTGCGACCTGTTGCCTCTTTCAGAGTATCCATCCGCGGGTTAATCAAAAACTCCAACAATCGTCATGGGATATAGGCACTATTTTTTTTGGAGTAAATCAGAAATTTAAAAGGTTAACATTGacagaaaacataaaaacataataaacatATAGTAAACGTaataaagtacacaaaatatattgttaattatatttaaacacaaacaataaGGCAGCACTGTGCACTTGGAAGAAATTactaaatcaaaagcagattaaTATGAGTGATTGATTGTCAAAaacatgccctgtgattggccggcgaccagttcagggtgtcatGCCTTTTGGTTAGAATATTAATTAAGACACTTTAGTAATGttgtttaaaagaataagtgATTAAGAGTTCTTCTAATACAAAAACTTAACACGTAACTTATTGTCATAATTAAGACTCActctttatctttttaaaaacccTATTAATTGAATTACGTTGCTCATagttttctctccatttttattgttaaaaaatgacagatcCTTCCAGTTGATTTAAGAGCAGTTATATATATTAGTAAATCATCCATTTAAAACGAACCTCAATCGGTAAACATTTAAACCCTCCTCGCGGTAAATGAAATTAATTCTAAATCAGTACACGActtcattatcatcaaaaaatggcTGCCGTTTGCCCATCAAATGTTTTAGTATAAATTAGCAGTCCACCGACGTGGATGTGCCTCGTATAAATCCATGAATAAGACggaccaaaatgtccaaaatggctaaaaattTAGCGAAAGACACAGGAGGCCCCTGAGAtttgaaaagtggaaaaaaagtagaaaaaaaatgtgctcgcTTGAATACAAAGTCTGTGAGCCGACTCGTCCTTTCTAGATGGGCTCGTCCGACTCCTCGCTCTCGTGCTCCTCCCGTCGGGAGGACGGCGCCAGGACGGGGTCGGCCTGCGAGGAGGTGGACGGCGAGGCCGGCGAGGAGGTGGACGGCGACGCCGCCGGCTGGTGGGCGTCGGCCGAGTGGCCTCCGCGTGAAAATAAGACGTCTCGGGCGGATATTCTTCTGGAATCCTCCCTCCTGCTCCCCTCGGCCCAAAGGTCCCTGTCCCACGTGGGGGAGGAAGCGGTAGAAGATGGCGGCTGGTGCTTCTTGGATTTCATGCTGGCATCTCGGAAGCTGGCCAACGGCGGGCGCAGTCTCACGCCACTTTGGGTGGAGCCCTCGATAGCTTTCTGTAACTGGATGCACAACCCATAAGTCATTGCTATTCTGTGACATTCTTTATGAAGAAAACCATAGTTGACAAATATTGAAGGTGACGGCTCCAATTTCGCTCAAAAACCGACTTATttctgttgactactacttattaatAGGTtaactacttattttttatgttgacaacttatctatgttgacaacttatttactaggttgacgacttatctactatgtcgactacttatctatgtcgactacttatctatgtcgactacctATCTATGTTggcgacttatctatgttgacgacaacttatctatgttgacgacttatctatgttgactacttatctataatgactacttatctatgtcgactacttttctatgttgactacctatctATGTTggtgacttatctatgttgacgacaacttatctatgttgacgacttatctatgtcgactacttatttattaagttCACTAcatatgtatgttgactactacttatttattatgtcgactacttatccatgttgactacttatctatgttgactaatacttatttatttcattgactacttatcaatgttgactacttctctatactacatatgtatgttgactacaacttatttattatgtcgactacttatccatgttgactacttatctatgttgactaatacttatttatttcattgactacttatctatgttgactacttctctatactacatatgtatgttgactactacttatttattatgtcgactacttatccatgttgactacttatctatgttgactaatacttatttatttcattgactacttatctatgttgactacttctctatactacatatgtatgttgactactacttatttattatgtcgactacttatccatgttgactacttatctatgttgactaatacttatttatttcattgactacttatctatgttgactacttctctatactacatatgtatgttgactactacttatttattatgtcgactacttatccatgttgactacttatctatgttgactaatacttatttatttcattgactacttatctatgttgactacttctctatgttgaccactacttattcattacgttgtctacttatctatgttaactagttattgtttgctttttttatttattattattattattccctgGTTGTTATTTATCAGTTCATGTGGTGTTGTTTGTTGAAATATTTACAGTAAACACACTTGAAGCCCAAAAGTACTTTTTACCTCTTTGAGTGCAACCACACCCACCAGCTTGCCAATACTGGTAACGTAGGCGTGACTCAGACCCAGCAGGGAGAACAGAGTGTGGGTCTGAAGAATAGAGAACAGGTGCCAGTGGGTTACCTTCCACTCAGTGTTAAATGTATTGGAATGTGACAGCATTCTGTTTGTGTGGTCGCTCATAAACACTTTCTCTGCAGGAGCTAACAATGCATTGCGATAATGTGTTGTATACATAACGCACATAATACATAATACGTATTTGGACAGTGCAGTTTGAAGTATACAGAATTGCCATTCACTTAAAACTGTAGAAAAATACTGTCTTTAATAggtatgtttgtttttcctttccaCATTTTGGCATCCACTAAattctgaactgcttaatcACAAAAAGGTCGCAAggaggggtgctagagccaagtTCAAAACTTGTCCTCAACAATTCAGTCAAATCAAAAACTGTAGTTTAGTATTTTCTGGCTCACCTTGTGCAAAGATGTTTTTTCCACCAATTGAAAGGGGGAGGGGTCAATGCGAATCTGCTCCATGTCTATTGGTTTGTCCATCTCAGACTCCTCCCAGGCTTTGATCTGCTTCGGCCAATCACAGGACCGCACTTATCGTACGGTAAGTCGACTTATTAGCTGATAACGCTAAACTTTGCCGGTACACTACCTCGTCCGGTGACATTGTGTCAGCCAATGTAGGGGGTGCCGTGTCCTGGGATGGATAACACATGTTGACTGAGCCGCCATTTTCAACATTCTTAGTCTAGAACAGTTAGCATACCTGCGCATCGGTCTGGCCGGTGGAGGACGACGATGAGGAAAAGAGTCTCTGAAGTGTCCTCCTCACAGACGCTGTTTTGCGTTTTTCTGATCATGTTTAAACATATTAAGCAAAGTCGTCAATGCTGACCTTGactattcattttgaaaagcaTTTCTGGAACAACGtacaattattttgaaatatccgtattttgctgttcaaTATACCCCCGCCATGTAacatacccaggtatattaaacgtcaggggtatattaaatggcgcacataCGGGAAGGTACGATCTACTGTGCACTCGTTATGCCATGACGGGGTGCATCAatgttttgcagactaaaagTACCTACTGCTCAGGTTagaactacttactgctgaataaagtctgacttggaattttaatgaacttatgtatctataattatgccccaataaacaccatacaaatctttccaaaaaaacggagttgccgtttaatatacccggctatattaaacggcaaaggTACATTAAaaggcaggggtatattaaatggcgcacaaacgggaggctcaaacaagcaaaaattatttaatatactcgggtatattaaacggcaaaatacattagcgtgctttttttaaaattagaatgAACTATTAAAAAGGAAACTATCAGAAAACAAGATTTTAGGAAAAACTCTCTCAAActcaaaaaaatactaataagaCTACAAAAACTGACTTTTGACGTTTGGAAGCTCTTGCTGTTCAAATTGTACCTGAGCTCGTGTGATTGGTCGAAGGCTCCTGAGCTTTGGGTGACGGGACGGGCCCGTTACATTCATCTAGCACTGGCACGCtctggaagaaaaacaaacacaataaaataaaaacactttaacATCATTTGAAATTGCACCAGCAATCCGTATCCTCACCTTGTCTTCGACACCCTCATCGTCGTCGCCTTCCTCGTCCACAAAAGCGAACGattcccagctgattttggagACCGGGCCGAGTGAGGTCTGACCCAGCTCAAAGACCCGCCTAGCTGGCGAGAGCCACCAGTCGATGGCCGCTTGGAGCTCCATCCTTTCGATGGAGCCCAGAAGAATCATGGATTCTTTAGGTAAGGCAGGAATGGAAGGAACAGTTAGTCAATGGCGGCCATTAAAACccagagatgtccaatccatttgaacaggaAGACACTTGTTTGGATGTTGGAATCCACTGACTTCAAGGACGACTTAATATTTGAgataagggattttttttaactaggtctacaatgtcttctgtgtctgtacttACTACTCCAACCAAGATAATTTCCCTAACgcgatgaaataaagttctaatgtaatttaatctaatctcatGACctcaaattaaacaaaatctcaaaaaaaaatgatacaaattcAACGCAAATAACCGTTTCTATCTTGACGACTAATAGTCGTCATCGCCACGGAAACCGAGCGGTCCACTTTCATTGtaataaaaattaatattttggaGAAAGACGGTTTCAAATGACTCCTATTATGTAAATCAGACATAAATAGTTGCTGTCCGAACCACCAGGTGTCGCtgaaaaggcaattttaaatttCGGATTAACTATAGGTCGAATAATTAAAAAGAAGTCAAAATATCATATAAATCAGACATAAATAACTACTATATCTATTACTATATCTGAAAAGAATGattttactgtatattttaGATAATTGGACGCTTAATATTTGTTGTTAGTGGTCAAATAGATAAGAAAATAAGATAAGGATGAGTAAATAGTGATGAAAAAGCCACATTGGTCACAGAAATGTCACGACTGTAAGACATAAAGCTATTCTTTAACTTGCCTAACCTTTGGAATCAACCAGAGGGATGGTTTTCAACGCCGTCGTCTCCAGCAGACGATTCAATTCCCGATAGGTCGAGTTTGACGACAAAAACATCACCTTGCGTACCATGATGTCCTCCACAAAGATGTTATACTTGCTGCAAAAAACGTGGGTAAAATCAAAGACGTCTCTgcttgtaaaatccaaaaacatggacgccggccgtttttttttacctgatgtGCCCGAGGGCCAGCTCAGGCAAGTATGGCAGCTTCTTCACTTGGATGATGGAGTCGTATAACGAGGGTTGTAGACCTTGGGCCACCATGTTGGCTAGAATGACCGCCACCATCATGGGCAAGATGTGGGAAATCTGACCCGTTAGCTCGAAGCAAATCACCGCCGTGGAAACGGTGTGAGTGACGGCTCCCGTCATGGCGGCGGCGCCTGGTGGAAAAGTACAGCCCCAGATTTACATTGCATGTAAATTTTTACAAATGACCCTTTTAAAGTCAAATGAtcagaaattaatttgttctagcACCCCCTAAAACACATGTTAACCTGTTTTTACATGTACAAAAAATGCCTTTAATTCTTTTATACTATCCAAAACATCCATAACtgttcatttcaaaatattaagggaaaaaaatgaatgataacttgctctataaagggttaaagtgACCAATTTTCCTGAAAGTGCTAAAATTAGCATTGTAAAggctctataaaaaaataataaaccttCCTAGACTTTTATGAAcaacaatatttaaataaaatcaataattttgtGGGGGTGCTAGAGACTATCCCAGCCATCTATGGGCAATAGGCAAATTAtttcccagccaatcacagggcacattgaaatgaacaaccaatcacactcatgCATTTGGGACGATTTTTCATTCATGTTACTGGGTtctgggagaaaaccagagtacccggagaaaacccacgcagacaaAGGAAAAAACGTGCAAACTAATCACTGGAATGTCGgcctgggaattgaaccctcgatctcaaaaCTTGGAGGTGGACCACTCAAACACTGTTCCACCTCTAtgatttattattactattaaccCAAATAAGTACATCATATACATACTACTAAatcctatgcattttttttccatcaatataaatcagaaaaaaataaagtaatgtCATTGTGTTTAATTAAATCTTGTAAGAACCccatttaacaatattttttcgcAATGGATGATATAAGGGGATGACGGTCCTTCACGGGAAGCCATATTTCATTTCCTAACACGAGGTCAAATACAAAGGACAAGCAGGGGAAGGCCGCCACTGACCGATGACGGCATATCCTCCCGGCAGAATGCGGTACACGATTCCGTCAAATAGGATTCCGTTGGGGAACAGAGTAGCCATGATCTCTCCTACCAGGCGACCAAAAGCGGCTCCTAGAGGAGCGAGATAAGGTACGCTGGTGAAGACAAACCAAAAGAAGCTGCTGAGGGTCAGCAGGCAAGAAAAAAGCGCACTGGAAAtaataaaaagcaacaaaaaaaagcctaaattgTCTTACCTAATATGAACACTGGCATGAAGGCGCCTGAGGGGATTGGCATGGTGGTGGAAACCGCTGACATCCAGAACTGAGATGCAAAAAAACGGATCCCGGAGGTTTcatttggtcagcaacactttaAGTCGATCTAATGACTTGATCTAATGGCGGACAAGGATCCAATCTAGGAAAAAGGCTCACCTTCATGACGAGGAAGAGGACGAGGATGACGAAGACGCTGACTTGCGGGTGAAGCCATACGGTCGAGCGGCCCAAGCCGGGCGGAGGGGAGGATGCTGAGATTTTGGTCCAGGTGAAGTTGTCGAACAGCGAGTTGATGCACTCTCTGGGCATGAGCTGACGGAAAATGGAGGATACAAAAGTCGGAAAAAGGGGAAATAATATCGAAATGTGGAGGAGGGATactctttgtttttgtgaaaacaaaagattaCTGTATGCTTCCTACTTGGTGGAAATTCATTTAATACGGGTGGTTATGGAACGGATTAACAGCAaaaatcgagggaatactgtacattataaatagtattatttttgttcCTCACCTCACCAGCCATAAACTGTCCAAATCCAGGAGGAAAGGTGAATGAGGCGATAATCAAGGTGACGGCTCCTGGATAGATCAACCGactggaaacacacacacaaacatctgTCATTTTAGATAGCGTTTTTTCTGGACTGTAaatcgcaccagccaaaaaaaaaatacataattaagaaggaaaaaaaactgaagttgCACtagagtataagtcgcatttttgggggaaatttattGGATAATAttcaacaccaaaaacataaataaaatatggaacaactaatataatctaatgcaATGTAAGATAATGTAATGTAAGATAATATAATGTAAGATAATATA includes:
- the LOC144199675 gene encoding chloride channel protein 1-like, whose protein sequence is MPRREVKGERGMSLPLKMNSVQVAVVSGHSLMAPAANACEGCQVTEQGVEHRRCQVMPGSSDEELYGEYREQLGNFARREAARLLTERQCRRQAEENDAARAGTAAATPAGGRGSGRRQHGHQHPVVLESHLSHTSSTKTPRPYSKCQDCLSRVRRYIVNKMGEDWIFLVLLGLTMALVSWSMDYASAKSLQAYKWMHGELKGNVGLQFLAWISYPMILATFASLFCHLVSPQAIGSGIPELKTILRGVVLKEYLTLKAFVAKVIGLTAGLGSGMPVGKEGPFVHIASICAAVLSRFMSIFSGVYENPYGYTDILTVGCAVGVGCCFGTPLGGVLFSIEVTSTYFAVRNYWRGYFAATFSAFIFRVLSVWNKDAVTITALFKTNFRMDFPFDLQELPAFAIIGISCGFMGAFFVYLNRQVVLFMRRPTALTRFLTKHRLIYPGAVTLIIASFTFPPGFGQFMAGELMPRECINSLFDNFTWTKISASSPPPGLGRSTVWLHPQVSVFVILVLFLVMKFWMSAVSTTMPIPSGAFMPVFILGAAFGRLVGEIMATLFPNGILFDGIVYRILPGGYAVIGAAAMTGAVTHTVSTAVICFELTGQISHILPMMVAVILANMVAQGLQPSLYDSIIQVKKLPYLPELALGHISKYNIFVEDIMVRKVMFLSSNSTYRELNRLLETTALKTIPLVDSKESMILLGSIERMELQAAIDWWLSPARRVFELGQTSLGPVSKISWESFAFVDEEGDDDEGVEDKSVPVLDECNGPVPSPKAQEPSTNHTSSEKRKTASVRRTLQRLFSSSSSSTGQTDAQDTAPPTLADTMSPDEIKAWEESEMDKPIDMEQIRIDPSPFQLVEKTSLHKTHTLFSLLGLSHAYVTSIGKLVGVVALKELQKAIEGSTQSGVRLRPPLASFRDASMKSKKHQPPSSTASSPTWDRDLWAEGSRREDSRRISARDVLFSRGGHSADAHQPAASPSTSSPASPSTSSQADPVLAPSSRREEHESEESDEPI